Proteins encoded in a region of the Gigantopelta aegis isolate Gae_Host chromosome 13, Gae_host_genome, whole genome shotgun sequence genome:
- the LOC121387713 gene encoding tripartite motif-containing protein 59-like isoform X5 — MASRFADEEQTSMIGDDRISCPLCFEVYSDPRTLPCGHTYCLKCLQDHISASISRGYASKCPLCNGAILIPDQTQPESSWAAQFPRALALVDAIDQVKILKQRDAPSALKQPLKNALQLVCKTLRSFCGILDDNIKNEVDRLQSGLAVSAAEVSGEIDRRGAEIIQKLTETVHAEQNRLKKYLETSVLTTNNDIDTIFTKDKHLLQKGKENLKLGENLIKSGSDSEIKTNLSKLQKIASEISQTNPKTEIPELKITLTDSKKKNTETFSVDIGEILKPDIKSLTDKLTLTDTRTDRQTDRLTLTQTFHTKISSDKRDPCLYSIAVLGGERSKKIVVSDFNSCVKYFSVDNFKLIKYDLPSEPCGLARSRDQQVVVVLPGNVKYYIWIYKMTSA, encoded by the exons ATGGCGTCAAGATTTGCAGATGAAGAACAAACATCAATGATTGGGGACGACAGAATATCCTGTCCCCTCTGTTTTGAGGTGTATTCAGACCCCAGGACCCTGCCCTGTGGTCACACGTACTGCCTAAAGTGTTTGCAGGACCATATTTCTGCCAGTATCAGTCGTGGCTACGCCTCAAAATGTCCCCTCTGCAATGGTGCCATCCTAATCCCAGACCAGACACAACCGGAAAGCTCGTGGGCCGCACAGTTCCCTCGTGCTCTGGCACTGGTGGACGCCATAGATCAAGTGAAGATTTTGAAACAGC GTGATGCCCCTTCCGCACTGAAACAGCCACTAAAAAATGCTTTACAGTTAGTCTGCAAGACGCTGCGATCATTTTGCGGAATTCTTGACGATAACATCAAGAATGAAGTGGACCGATTACAGTCTGGTCTGGCAGTCAGCGCGGCGGAGGTGTCTGGAGAGATCGACCGGAGAGGGGCGGAGATAATCCAGAAACTAACAGAAACTGTCCACGCGGAGCAGAACAGGCTGAAGAAATATTTAGAAACTTCtgtactaactactaacaatgaCATAGACACAATATTCACTAAAGATAAACATTTATTgcaaaaaggaaaagaaaactTAAAACTGGGCGAAAACCTCATAAAATCAGGGTCAGATTCTGAAATCAAAACAAAtctttctaaattacaaaaaatagcTTCAGAAATTTCTCAAACAAATCCTAAAACTGAAATTCCCGagttaaaaattactttgaCCGACtcgaaaaagaaaaacactgaAACTTTTTCTGTTGACATTGGAGAAATATTAAAACCTGACATAAAATCTCTGACAGACAAACTGACACTGACAGACACCCGGACAGACAG gcagacagacagactgacactgACACAGACATTTCACACAAAGATATCATCAGATAAACGTGATCCTTGTCTATATTCCATCGCGGTGCTGGGAGGGGAAAGATCTAAGAAAATTGTTGTAAGTGATTTCAACTcctgtgtaaaatatttttctgttgACAACTTTAAACTGATTAAATACGATCTTCCCAGTGAACCATGCGGCCTTGCTAGGTCACGTGACCAGCAGGTTGTTGTCGTCCTGCCAGGAAACGTCAAATATTATATCTGGATATACAAGATGACATCCGCCTGA
- the LOC121387713 gene encoding E3 ubiquitin-protein ligase TRIM13-like isoform X1: MASRFADEEQTSMIGDDRISCPLCFEVYSDPRTLPCGHTYCLKCLQDHISASISRGYASKCPLCNGAILIPDQTQPESSWAAQFPRALALVDAIDQVKILKQRDAPSALKQPLKNALQLVCKTLRSFCGILDDNIKNEVDRLQSGLAVSAAEVSGEIDRRGAEIIQKLTETVHAEQNRLKKYLETSVLTTNNDIDTIFTKDKHLLQKGKENLKLGENLIKSGSDSEIKTNLSKLQKIASEISQTNPKTEIPELKITLTDSKKKNTETFSVDIGEILKPDIKSLTDKLTLTDTRTDRQTDRLTLTDTRTDRQTDRLTLTDTRTDRQTDRLTLTQTFHTKISSDKRDPCLYSIAVLGGERSKKIVVSDFNSCVKYFSVDNFKLIKYDLPSEPCGLARSRDQQVVVVLPGNVKYYIWIYKMTSA, translated from the exons ATGGCGTCAAGATTTGCAGATGAAGAACAAACATCAATGATTGGGGACGACAGAATATCCTGTCCCCTCTGTTTTGAGGTGTATTCAGACCCCAGGACCCTGCCCTGTGGTCACACGTACTGCCTAAAGTGTTTGCAGGACCATATTTCTGCCAGTATCAGTCGTGGCTACGCCTCAAAATGTCCCCTCTGCAATGGTGCCATCCTAATCCCAGACCAGACACAACCGGAAAGCTCGTGGGCCGCACAGTTCCCTCGTGCTCTGGCACTGGTGGACGCCATAGATCAAGTGAAGATTTTGAAACAGC GTGATGCCCCTTCCGCACTGAAACAGCCACTAAAAAATGCTTTACAGTTAGTCTGCAAGACGCTGCGATCATTTTGCGGAATTCTTGACGATAACATCAAGAATGAAGTGGACCGATTACAGTCTGGTCTGGCAGTCAGCGCGGCGGAGGTGTCTGGAGAGATCGACCGGAGAGGGGCGGAGATAATCCAGAAACTAACAGAAACTGTCCACGCGGAGCAGAACAGGCTGAAGAAATATTTAGAAACTTCtgtactaactactaacaatgaCATAGACACAATATTCACTAAAGATAAACATTTATTgcaaaaaggaaaagaaaactTAAAACTGGGCGAAAACCTCATAAAATCAGGGTCAGATTCTGAAATCAAAACAAAtctttctaaattacaaaaaatagcTTCAGAAATTTCTCAAACAAATCCTAAAACTGAAATTCCCGagttaaaaattactttgaCCGACtcgaaaaagaaaaacactgaAACTTTTTCTGTTGACATTGGAGAAATATTAAAACCTGACATAAAATCTCTGACAGACAAACTGACACTGACAGACACCCGGACAGACAG gcagacagacagactgacactgacagacacccggacagacaggcagacagacagactgacactgacagacacccggacagacag gcagacagacagactgacactgACACAGACATTTCACACAAAGATATCATCAGATAAACGTGATCCTTGTCTATATTCCATCGCGGTGCTGGGAGGGGAAAGATCTAAGAAAATTGTTGTAAGTGATTTCAACTcctgtgtaaaatatttttctgttgACAACTTTAAACTGATTAAATACGATCTTCCCAGTGAACCATGCGGCCTTGCTAGGTCACGTGACCAGCAGGTTGTTGTCGTCCTGCCAGGAAACGTCAAATATTATATCTGGATATACAAGATGACATCCGCCTGA
- the LOC121387713 gene encoding tripartite motif-containing protein 59-like isoform X2 → MASRFADEEQTSMIGDDRISCPLCFEVYSDPRTLPCGHTYCLKCLQDHISASISRGYASKCPLCNGAILIPDQTQPESSWAAQFPRALALVDAIDQVKILKQRDAPSALKQPLKNALQLVCKTLRSFCGILDDNIKNEVDRLQSGLAVSAAEVSGEIDRRGAEIIQKLTETVHAEQNRLKKYLETSVLTTNNDIDTIFTKDKHLLQKGKENLKLGENLIKSGSDSEIKTNLSKLQKIASEISQTNPKTEIPELKITLTDSKKKNTETFSVDIGEILKPDIKSLTDKLTLTDTRTDRLTLTDTRTDRQTDRLTLTDTRTDRQTDRLTLTQTFHTKISSDKRDPCLYSIAVLGGERSKKIVVSDFNSCVKYFSVDNFKLIKYDLPSEPCGLARSRDQQVVVVLPGNVKYYIWIYKMTSA, encoded by the exons ATGGCGTCAAGATTTGCAGATGAAGAACAAACATCAATGATTGGGGACGACAGAATATCCTGTCCCCTCTGTTTTGAGGTGTATTCAGACCCCAGGACCCTGCCCTGTGGTCACACGTACTGCCTAAAGTGTTTGCAGGACCATATTTCTGCCAGTATCAGTCGTGGCTACGCCTCAAAATGTCCCCTCTGCAATGGTGCCATCCTAATCCCAGACCAGACACAACCGGAAAGCTCGTGGGCCGCACAGTTCCCTCGTGCTCTGGCACTGGTGGACGCCATAGATCAAGTGAAGATTTTGAAACAGC GTGATGCCCCTTCCGCACTGAAACAGCCACTAAAAAATGCTTTACAGTTAGTCTGCAAGACGCTGCGATCATTTTGCGGAATTCTTGACGATAACATCAAGAATGAAGTGGACCGATTACAGTCTGGTCTGGCAGTCAGCGCGGCGGAGGTGTCTGGAGAGATCGACCGGAGAGGGGCGGAGATAATCCAGAAACTAACAGAAACTGTCCACGCGGAGCAGAACAGGCTGAAGAAATATTTAGAAACTTCtgtactaactactaacaatgaCATAGACACAATATTCACTAAAGATAAACATTTATTgcaaaaaggaaaagaaaactTAAAACTGGGCGAAAACCTCATAAAATCAGGGTCAGATTCTGAAATCAAAACAAAtctttctaaattacaaaaaatagcTTCAGAAATTTCTCAAACAAATCCTAAAACTGAAATTCCCGagttaaaaattactttgaCCGACtcgaaaaagaaaaacactgaAACTTTTTCTGTTGACATTGGAGAAATATTAAAACCTGACATAAAATCTCTGACAGACAAACTGACACTGACAGACACCCGGACAGACAG actgacactgacagacacccggacagacaggcagacagacagactgacactgacagacacccggacagacag gcagacagacagactgacactgACACAGACATTTCACACAAAGATATCATCAGATAAACGTGATCCTTGTCTATATTCCATCGCGGTGCTGGGAGGGGAAAGATCTAAGAAAATTGTTGTAAGTGATTTCAACTcctgtgtaaaatatttttctgttgACAACTTTAAACTGATTAAATACGATCTTCCCAGTGAACCATGCGGCCTTGCTAGGTCACGTGACCAGCAGGTTGTTGTCGTCCTGCCAGGAAACGTCAAATATTATATCTGGATATACAAGATGACATCCGCCTGA
- the LOC121387713 gene encoding tripartite motif-containing protein 59-like isoform X4, whose translation MASRFADEEQTSMIGDDRISCPLCFEVYSDPRTLPCGHTYCLKCLQDHISASISRGYASKCPLCNGAILIPDQTQPESSWAAQFPRALALVDAIDQVKILKQRDAPSALKQPLKNALQLVCKTLRSFCGILDDNIKNEVDRLQSGLAVSAAEVSGEIDRRGAEIIQKLTETVHAEQNRLKKYLETSVLTTNNDIDTIFTKDKHLLQKGKENLKLGENLIKSGSDSEIKTNLSKLQKIASEISQTNPKTEIPELKITLTDSKKKNTETFSVDIGEILKPDIKSLTDKLTLTDTRTDRLTLTDTRTDRQTDRLTLTQTFHTKISSDKRDPCLYSIAVLGGERSKKIVVSDFNSCVKYFSVDNFKLIKYDLPSEPCGLARSRDQQVVVVLPGNVKYYIWIYKMTSA comes from the exons ATGGCGTCAAGATTTGCAGATGAAGAACAAACATCAATGATTGGGGACGACAGAATATCCTGTCCCCTCTGTTTTGAGGTGTATTCAGACCCCAGGACCCTGCCCTGTGGTCACACGTACTGCCTAAAGTGTTTGCAGGACCATATTTCTGCCAGTATCAGTCGTGGCTACGCCTCAAAATGTCCCCTCTGCAATGGTGCCATCCTAATCCCAGACCAGACACAACCGGAAAGCTCGTGGGCCGCACAGTTCCCTCGTGCTCTGGCACTGGTGGACGCCATAGATCAAGTGAAGATTTTGAAACAGC GTGATGCCCCTTCCGCACTGAAACAGCCACTAAAAAATGCTTTACAGTTAGTCTGCAAGACGCTGCGATCATTTTGCGGAATTCTTGACGATAACATCAAGAATGAAGTGGACCGATTACAGTCTGGTCTGGCAGTCAGCGCGGCGGAGGTGTCTGGAGAGATCGACCGGAGAGGGGCGGAGATAATCCAGAAACTAACAGAAACTGTCCACGCGGAGCAGAACAGGCTGAAGAAATATTTAGAAACTTCtgtactaactactaacaatgaCATAGACACAATATTCACTAAAGATAAACATTTATTgcaaaaaggaaaagaaaactTAAAACTGGGCGAAAACCTCATAAAATCAGGGTCAGATTCTGAAATCAAAACAAAtctttctaaattacaaaaaatagcTTCAGAAATTTCTCAAACAAATCCTAAAACTGAAATTCCCGagttaaaaattactttgaCCGACtcgaaaaagaaaaacactgaAACTTTTTCTGTTGACATTGGAGAAATATTAAAACCTGACATAAAATCTCTGACAGACAAACTGACACTGACAGACACCCGGACAGACAG actgacactgacagacacccggacagacag gcagacagacagactgacactgACACAGACATTTCACACAAAGATATCATCAGATAAACGTGATCCTTGTCTATATTCCATCGCGGTGCTGGGAGGGGAAAGATCTAAGAAAATTGTTGTAAGTGATTTCAACTcctgtgtaaaatatttttctgttgACAACTTTAAACTGATTAAATACGATCTTCCCAGTGAACCATGCGGCCTTGCTAGGTCACGTGACCAGCAGGTTGTTGTCGTCCTGCCAGGAAACGTCAAATATTATATCTGGATATACAAGATGACATCCGCCTGA
- the LOC121387713 gene encoding tripartite motif-containing protein 59-like isoform X3: MASRFADEEQTSMIGDDRISCPLCFEVYSDPRTLPCGHTYCLKCLQDHISASISRGYASKCPLCNGAILIPDQTQPESSWAAQFPRALALVDAIDQVKILKQRDAPSALKQPLKNALQLVCKTLRSFCGILDDNIKNEVDRLQSGLAVSAAEVSGEIDRRGAEIIQKLTETVHAEQNRLKKYLETSVLTTNNDIDTIFTKDKHLLQKGKENLKLGENLIKSGSDSEIKTNLSKLQKIASEISQTNPKTEIPELKITLTDSKKKNTETFSVDIGEILKPDIKSLTDKLTLTDTRTDRQTDRLTLTDTRTDRQTDRLTLTQTFHTKISSDKRDPCLYSIAVLGGERSKKIVVSDFNSCVKYFSVDNFKLIKYDLPSEPCGLARSRDQQVVVVLPGNVKYYIWIYKMTSA, translated from the exons ATGGCGTCAAGATTTGCAGATGAAGAACAAACATCAATGATTGGGGACGACAGAATATCCTGTCCCCTCTGTTTTGAGGTGTATTCAGACCCCAGGACCCTGCCCTGTGGTCACACGTACTGCCTAAAGTGTTTGCAGGACCATATTTCTGCCAGTATCAGTCGTGGCTACGCCTCAAAATGTCCCCTCTGCAATGGTGCCATCCTAATCCCAGACCAGACACAACCGGAAAGCTCGTGGGCCGCACAGTTCCCTCGTGCTCTGGCACTGGTGGACGCCATAGATCAAGTGAAGATTTTGAAACAGC GTGATGCCCCTTCCGCACTGAAACAGCCACTAAAAAATGCTTTACAGTTAGTCTGCAAGACGCTGCGATCATTTTGCGGAATTCTTGACGATAACATCAAGAATGAAGTGGACCGATTACAGTCTGGTCTGGCAGTCAGCGCGGCGGAGGTGTCTGGAGAGATCGACCGGAGAGGGGCGGAGATAATCCAGAAACTAACAGAAACTGTCCACGCGGAGCAGAACAGGCTGAAGAAATATTTAGAAACTTCtgtactaactactaacaatgaCATAGACACAATATTCACTAAAGATAAACATTTATTgcaaaaaggaaaagaaaactTAAAACTGGGCGAAAACCTCATAAAATCAGGGTCAGATTCTGAAATCAAAACAAAtctttctaaattacaaaaaatagcTTCAGAAATTTCTCAAACAAATCCTAAAACTGAAATTCCCGagttaaaaattactttgaCCGACtcgaaaaagaaaaacactgaAACTTTTTCTGTTGACATTGGAGAAATATTAAAACCTGACATAAAATCTCTGACAGACAAACTGACACTGACAGACACCCGGACAGACAG gcagacagacagactgacactgacagacacccggacagacag gcagacagacagactgacactgACACAGACATTTCACACAAAGATATCATCAGATAAACGTGATCCTTGTCTATATTCCATCGCGGTGCTGGGAGGGGAAAGATCTAAGAAAATTGTTGTAAGTGATTTCAACTcctgtgtaaaatatttttctgttgACAACTTTAAACTGATTAAATACGATCTTCCCAGTGAACCATGCGGCCTTGCTAGGTCACGTGACCAGCAGGTTGTTGTCGTCCTGCCAGGAAACGTCAAATATTATATCTGGATATACAAGATGACATCCGCCTGA